From the genome of Bactrocera oleae isolate idBacOlea1 chromosome 2, idBacOlea1, whole genome shotgun sequence, one region includes:
- the LOC106617322 gene encoding alpha-protein kinase 1 isoform X1 → MSLKILTCLVLLSLTTLFHIATCAEDENSTETNEIIPREAIGKLDYSVRQALLRAIDKLEREAAYEDYDEENAEDQNPTAEESPTVLHASGLDSNSSSSVSTTTSKDEILEESTNKADVHPTVQFYTAIFDEKHAPEQTLASFIDRSHFWKKLNKKSNTDTVAIDNNDTAAHASSTFESSRQSTRSVGNGQNSNTAVRLNEISGENLDEVKFEIRKTHGLSATTASPTTTSTSTTTTTTARPRTTRRPRPTTTTTTTTTTPRPTHNEDGENIEVVEKDDIRIQEAPLVTAFTVDLDERGAAKNVIPIVDQPKIQRPLNAHQSFPAGPTISKLNVLSTNPLSSAPQSEAVYSNVGLVAPTQATNIIAASTTPFTNILPVNNFITQPTSQTAVGVNDNPNQEGVSNYLIERQRQLEQQIYQLKLQAQQQQDLILRQLKLLEEQTKLNPTVQSLPATTTQTFLQPIQQQHQAQSHPQLTAQPTQSVPLSPPTVQQQQSQVVSFTIRPSVEFIPNAVTESSTSFFNTFPVDQQLPLRERINNFAHGEQRNNYTPNILPVTQQQLPINDPVQKIFKNLQNLQSQKGNPTQSQAANAATSVQIQASNQFKYAPTFPTVQTPLEVSLFQALPQHNPQQFHQQQQQQQAPLVPSFLSQTLLEQQQQQQQQQQQHRSRLFRQEAGTSNFGQKQSITQFSSVQSVIPPSIQSQQEQQQQQHQQQQTLDNQIFYRQHLDPQISNQLQQNAQFYQQQQQQQQQLQQPPALNRGMNNFAPPTSQNLPFAGRF, encoded by the exons aaaattttaacctGCCTTGTATTGCTCTCCCTAACCACTCTATTCCACATTGCCACATGTGCAGAGGACGAAAACTCGACTGAGACCAATGAAATAATTCCACGGGAAGCAATTGGGAAATTAGATTACTCCGTAAGACAAGCTCTGTTACGTGCCATAGATAAGTTGGAGAGAGAAGCGGCCTATGAAGACTACGATGAAGAAAATGCAGAAGATCAGAATCCCACTGCCGAAGAATCGCCAACGGTACTACATGCCAGCGGTCTCGACTCgaacagcagcagcagtgtTTCTACCACTACTTCCAAAGATGAAATACTCGAAGAGAGCACCAATAAGGCCGACGTGCATCCAACTGTACAATTTTACACTGCTATTTTCGATGAGAAACATGCACCCGAACAAACATTGGCCTCGTTCATCGATCGATCGCACTTTTGGAAGAAGTTAAACAAAAAGTCTAACACAGACACAGTGGCGATTGACAATAATGACACCGCAGCGCATGCCTCCAGCACATTCGAAAGTAGCCGGCAGAGTACGCGCAGTGTCGGCAATGGCCAGAACTCAAACACGGCCGTGCGTTTAAATGAAATCTCTGGGGAGAATTTGGATGAAGTGAAATTTGAGATACGTAAGACGCACGGGCTTTCAGCGACGACAGCTTCACCCACAACTACAAGTACATCGactacgacaacaacaacagcacgtCCACGAACAACACGCCGTCCACGTCCAACCACCactactacaacaactacaaccacACCACGACCCACACATAATGAAGATGGTGAAAATATCGAAGTGGTAGAGAAAGATGATATACGTATACAGGAGGCGCCACTGGTGACGGCATTCACCGTCGATTTGGATGAACGCGGTGCAGCCAAGAATGTTATACCTATTGTAGATCAGCCCAAAATACAGCGACCACTCAATGCTCATCAGTCATTCCCCGCTGGACCCACTATATCTAAGCTAAATGTTCTGTCCACAAATCCGCTATCTAGTGCGCCACAGAGTGAAGCAGTGTACAGTAATGTTGGCCTTGTAGCACCCACACAAGCAACCAACATTATAGCGGCATCGACAACgccatttactaatattttgcCAGTGAACAATTTTATAACG CAGCCAACTTCCCAAACCGCCGTCGGCGTTAACGATAATCCCAACCAAGAAGGCGTAAGCAATTATCTAATCGAGCGACAACGACAACTCGAACAACAAATCTATCAGCTCAAACTAcaagcacagcaacaacaagactTAATATTGCGTCAACTGAAGTTGCTGGAGGAGCAAACGAAACTGAACCCGACCGTGCAATCATTACCGGCGACCACTACACAAACTTTTTTACAacctatacaacaacaacaccaagcaCAATCGCATCCACAATTAACTGCACAGCCAACTCAATCAGTGCCACTCTCGCCACCCacggtgcaacaacaacaatcgcaaGTAGTCAGCTTCACCATACGACCCTCCGTGGAATTCATACCGAACGCGGTCACCGAAAGTAGCACATCATTTTTCAACACTTTTCCCGTCGATCAACAATTACCATTACGCGAGCGTATTAATAACTTTGCGCACGGCGAGCAGCGCAACAATTACACGCCGAATATTTTACCAGtgacacaacaacaactgcccATAAATGACCcggtacaaaaaatttttaaaaatttgcaaaacttaCAGAGCCAGAAAGGGAATCCTACGCAGTCGCAAGCGGCAAATGCTGCCACCTCGGTGCAAATACAGGCATCAAATCAATTTAAATATGCACCCACCTTTCCGACGGTGCAAACACCGTTAGAGGTGTCGCTGTTCCAGGCGTTGCCGCAACACAATCCCCAGCAATTccatcagcagcaacagcaacagcaagcgCCATTAGTGCCCAGTTTCTTGAGCCAAACGTTGttggaacaacaacaacaacaacagcagcagcaacaacaacatcgctCACGTTTGTTCCGCCAGGAGGCAGGCACATCTAATTTCGGCCAAAAGCAGTCAATTACACAATTTTCCTCGGTCCAATCGGTCATACCGCCGTCAATACAGAGCCAGcaagagcagcagcagcaacaacaccagcaacagcAAACGCTAGATAATCAGATTTTCTATCGGCAACATTTGGATCCGCAAATTAGCAATCAACTGCAGCAGAATGCACAAttttaccaacaacaacaacagcagcagcagcaactgcaacaaccaccaG CACTAAACCGTGGCATGAACAACTTTGCACCGCCCACGTCACAAAACCTACCCTTCGCTGGACGCTTCTAA
- the LOC106617322 gene encoding alpha-protein kinase 1 isoform X2: protein MSLKILTCLVLLSLTTLFHIATCAEDENSTETNEIIPREAIGKLDYSVRQALLRAIDKLEREAAYEDYDEENAEDQNPTAEESPTVLHASGLDSNSSSSVSTTTSKDEILEESTNKADVHPTVQFYTAIFDEKHAPEQTLASFIDRSHFWKKLNKKSNTDTVAIDNNDTAAHASSTFESSRQSTRSVGNGQNSNTAVRLNEISGENLDEVKFEIRKTHGLSATTASPTTTSTSTTTTTTARPRTTRRPRPTTTTTTTTTTPRPTHNEDGENIEVVEKDDIRIQEAPLVTAFTVDLDERGAAKNVIPIVDQPKIQRPLNAHQSFPAGPTISKLNVLSTNPLSSAPQSEAVYSNVGLVAPTQATNIIAASTTPFTNILPVNNFITPTSQTAVGVNDNPNQEGVSNYLIERQRQLEQQIYQLKLQAQQQQDLILRQLKLLEEQTKLNPTVQSLPATTTQTFLQPIQQQHQAQSHPQLTAQPTQSVPLSPPTVQQQQSQVVSFTIRPSVEFIPNAVTESSTSFFNTFPVDQQLPLRERINNFAHGEQRNNYTPNILPVTQQQLPINDPVQKIFKNLQNLQSQKGNPTQSQAANAATSVQIQASNQFKYAPTFPTVQTPLEVSLFQALPQHNPQQFHQQQQQQQAPLVPSFLSQTLLEQQQQQQQQQQQHRSRLFRQEAGTSNFGQKQSITQFSSVQSVIPPSIQSQQEQQQQQHQQQQTLDNQIFYRQHLDPQISNQLQQNAQFYQQQQQQQQQLQQPPALNRGMNNFAPPTSQNLPFAGRF from the exons aaaattttaacctGCCTTGTATTGCTCTCCCTAACCACTCTATTCCACATTGCCACATGTGCAGAGGACGAAAACTCGACTGAGACCAATGAAATAATTCCACGGGAAGCAATTGGGAAATTAGATTACTCCGTAAGACAAGCTCTGTTACGTGCCATAGATAAGTTGGAGAGAGAAGCGGCCTATGAAGACTACGATGAAGAAAATGCAGAAGATCAGAATCCCACTGCCGAAGAATCGCCAACGGTACTACATGCCAGCGGTCTCGACTCgaacagcagcagcagtgtTTCTACCACTACTTCCAAAGATGAAATACTCGAAGAGAGCACCAATAAGGCCGACGTGCATCCAACTGTACAATTTTACACTGCTATTTTCGATGAGAAACATGCACCCGAACAAACATTGGCCTCGTTCATCGATCGATCGCACTTTTGGAAGAAGTTAAACAAAAAGTCTAACACAGACACAGTGGCGATTGACAATAATGACACCGCAGCGCATGCCTCCAGCACATTCGAAAGTAGCCGGCAGAGTACGCGCAGTGTCGGCAATGGCCAGAACTCAAACACGGCCGTGCGTTTAAATGAAATCTCTGGGGAGAATTTGGATGAAGTGAAATTTGAGATACGTAAGACGCACGGGCTTTCAGCGACGACAGCTTCACCCACAACTACAAGTACATCGactacgacaacaacaacagcacgtCCACGAACAACACGCCGTCCACGTCCAACCACCactactacaacaactacaaccacACCACGACCCACACATAATGAAGATGGTGAAAATATCGAAGTGGTAGAGAAAGATGATATACGTATACAGGAGGCGCCACTGGTGACGGCATTCACCGTCGATTTGGATGAACGCGGTGCAGCCAAGAATGTTATACCTATTGTAGATCAGCCCAAAATACAGCGACCACTCAATGCTCATCAGTCATTCCCCGCTGGACCCACTATATCTAAGCTAAATGTTCTGTCCACAAATCCGCTATCTAGTGCGCCACAGAGTGAAGCAGTGTACAGTAATGTTGGCCTTGTAGCACCCACACAAGCAACCAACATTATAGCGGCATCGACAACgccatttactaatattttgcCAGTGAACAATTTTATAACG CCAACTTCCCAAACCGCCGTCGGCGTTAACGATAATCCCAACCAAGAAGGCGTAAGCAATTATCTAATCGAGCGACAACGACAACTCGAACAACAAATCTATCAGCTCAAACTAcaagcacagcaacaacaagactTAATATTGCGTCAACTGAAGTTGCTGGAGGAGCAAACGAAACTGAACCCGACCGTGCAATCATTACCGGCGACCACTACACAAACTTTTTTACAacctatacaacaacaacaccaagcaCAATCGCATCCACAATTAACTGCACAGCCAACTCAATCAGTGCCACTCTCGCCACCCacggtgcaacaacaacaatcgcaaGTAGTCAGCTTCACCATACGACCCTCCGTGGAATTCATACCGAACGCGGTCACCGAAAGTAGCACATCATTTTTCAACACTTTTCCCGTCGATCAACAATTACCATTACGCGAGCGTATTAATAACTTTGCGCACGGCGAGCAGCGCAACAATTACACGCCGAATATTTTACCAGtgacacaacaacaactgcccATAAATGACCcggtacaaaaaatttttaaaaatttgcaaaacttaCAGAGCCAGAAAGGGAATCCTACGCAGTCGCAAGCGGCAAATGCTGCCACCTCGGTGCAAATACAGGCATCAAATCAATTTAAATATGCACCCACCTTTCCGACGGTGCAAACACCGTTAGAGGTGTCGCTGTTCCAGGCGTTGCCGCAACACAATCCCCAGCAATTccatcagcagcaacagcaacagcaagcgCCATTAGTGCCCAGTTTCTTGAGCCAAACGTTGttggaacaacaacaacaacaacagcagcagcaacaacaacatcgctCACGTTTGTTCCGCCAGGAGGCAGGCACATCTAATTTCGGCCAAAAGCAGTCAATTACACAATTTTCCTCGGTCCAATCGGTCATACCGCCGTCAATACAGAGCCAGcaagagcagcagcagcaacaacaccagcaacagcAAACGCTAGATAATCAGATTTTCTATCGGCAACATTTGGATCCGCAAATTAGCAATCAACTGCAGCAGAATGCACAAttttaccaacaacaacaacagcagcagcagcaactgcaacaaccaccaG CACTAAACCGTGGCATGAACAACTTTGCACCGCCCACGTCACAAAACCTACCCTTCGCTGGACGCTTCTAA
- the kibra gene encoding protein kibra — protein MPKQQPQYHHHHHLQQQQHQQHIHHQQHNHTTTHHGEYPLPDGWDIATDFDGKTYYIDHNTKKTTWLDPRDRYTKPQSFEDCVGDELPHGWEEAYDPHIGRYYINHIEQSTQLEDPRQEWKSVQEQMLSDYLSAAQDQLENKRELYDIKKQRLQIAQEEYNQLNKLATSRSSLCSSSSSMSRHDPDLLRAEVASSWERVRLLRQELKHITHDITHTQRGMNTLYSVGEKINARQNGCYDIAEVQAIREEMLKVHKSLVSGEKVREELMRSLVEIKNELSRQQINDENAELMNAASPFDRVCVASQTDLCGAGDMNSGARFAEMAKTKLQYSEWRKHIKKLQQQLVDHVERIDPGQLESDKDRILLIQEKEKLLTDLNSISMESRPHEEVHVIQQTRRKLEEDLKEAYEATNQCIAKRLRFHEEKQLLVGELQEALKSTKKLEERLKSFSSESTFSISSGSSLGSLSTASSKSALSFTDIYIDPFAVDSQIDVIDLQRRSQRFYQQQQLQAAQAQLQIQQQHQQQQHQSQVHTIAHAHPQLQQQPSSELSLSPRSSLSMETPPASPMKYNANTDQVAITSQRLKEEPTYANTPAGAALPPLYEPNSALAAAMARTHAQDLDSTLLDCMVLEAKLQKLNLSAPLNLPAAPLSPISEKPSLLDLPQEMLSRSSSSSNTRSVSAAVSNESVAGDSGVFEASRAHFPRKELAQVQIGLKYLKDKGVLVVSLERANNLSALWTATADNSQVYLRAALLPNSLTSIRTKAMSDFQKPVFSDTFAVPITLSKLQTKSLQVTVVSMTGQKEEIIGTVQISMAEFNADDSTLKWYNVLSSKFMPTFEPLDMPSTSAAAAAAAAAAAGVAPAATAPAAATTHVSASNSVATNAPNVAKEESSDESTITSSQTSTLTRNQVPPFEMQAQITEEIEQLSVNDEDDEDEGDDDDDDDDDNELKELTAADFTKKMLEAYNCIDLIKQEYADKETNTECAFAPEKLRAAQQQQQMADDRPVKRSQTFTPSAAVNKNRYICRLNRSDSDSAMHFGVTPHPFHRGAVERRSLRFHTKAPKQVTKLRHTHIPRTSLDLELDLQAQHSKLDFLNDQIAKLQNLKQVLEKGRDNRDPLIAAWAIENEEFQRLVERADPAKCPEEKQLHKLLMKTAKEIHKLRKTKVPKGSPDLLSFKEKMTFFTRKGLPVPDLPDRADFVLPDADLIEEEDEEEDDEEDKARETAIAINTALVASNNRNKNLSENHLGITVSRRELNAAKSTASAAAAAAEAAAKMNAANANVSTPSTSDSAAKALVSNKNSNGEKTDERYDYVVDRNYGVEV, from the exons TTACACCAAACCACAGTCGTTCGAAGATTGTGTCGGCGATGAGCTACCCCATGGCTGGGAAGAAGCCTACGATCCACATATAGGGCGCTACTATATCAATCACATAGAACAATCGACACAGCTAGAGGATCCGCGCCAAGAATGGAAGAGCGTACAGGAGCAAATGCTGAGCGATTACCTGTCGGCCGCACAAGATCAATTGGAAAACAAGCGTGAACTGTATGATATTAAGAAGCAGCGTTTGCAGATAGCGCAGGAAGAGTATAATCAGCTGAATAAATTGGCGACCAGCAGAAGTAGTT TGTGTTCCTCTTCGAGCTCAATGAGTCGACACGATCCTGATTTGTTGCGCGCCGAAGTCGCCTCATCGTGGGAGCGTGTACGTCTGTTGCGGCAGGAACTGAAGCACATCACACATGATATTACGCATACCCAGCGTGGTATGAATACGCTGTATTCAGTGGGCGAGAAGATCAATGCACGACAGAATGGTTGCTATGACATCGCGGAAGTACAGGCCATACGCGAGGAGATGCTGAAGGTGCACAAGTCGCTGGTGTCGGGTGAGAAGGTGCGCGAAGAGCTAATGCGCAGTTTGGTAGAGATTAAGAATGAGCTAAGTCGGCAACAGATAAACGATGAGAATGCTGAGCTGATGAATGCTGCCTCACCGTTTGATCGTGTATGTGTTGCATCGCAGACGGATCTGTGTGGTGCCGGCGATATGAATAGTGGAGCACGTTTTGCCGAGATGGCCAAGACGAAGTTGCAATACTCCGAATGGCGTAAGCACATTAAAAAACTGCAACAGCAGTTGGTGGATCATGTGGAACGTATCGACCCCGGCCAGTTGGAGTCGGATAAGGATCGCATTTTATTAATACAGGAAAAGGAGAAACTACTGACCGATTTGAATAGCATTTCAATGGAATCGCGTCCACACGAGGAGGTGCACGTCATACAGCAAACACGCCGTAAACTAGAGGAAGATCTAAAAGAGGCGTATGAGGCTACAAATCAATGCATAGCAAAACGTCTGCGTTTCCACGAAGAAAAGCAACTGTTGGTTGGCGAGTTGCAGGAAGCGCTCAAATCTACAAAGAAACTAGAAGAACGCCTTAAGTCATTCTCATCGGAGAGCACATTCTCTATTAGCAGTGGTTCTAGTCTGGGTTCATTGTCGACGGCGAGCAGCAAGAGCGCGCTCAGCTTTACCGACATCTACATCGATCCCTTCGCGGTTGATTCGCAAATTGATGTAATCGATTTGCAGCGTCGCTCACAGCGTTTctaccaacagcaacaactgcaaGCCGCACAGGCGCAGTTACAGATACAACAAcagcaccagcaacaacaacaccagtcACAAGTGCATACAATTGCGCATGCACATCCACAGCTACAACAGCAACCCTCATCAGAGTTGTCGCTGTCTCCGCGTAGCAGTCTCTCTATGGAAACACCACCCGCCTCGCCTATGAAATACAATGCCAATACCGATCAAGTAGCGATCACTAGCCAGCGGCTCAAGGAGGAACCTACCTATGCCAACACACCTGCAGGCGCCGCTTTGCCGCCGCTGTATGAGCCAAATTCAGCATTGGCTGCTGCAATGGCACGTACACATGCACAAGACCTGGACTCAACGCTGCTGGATTGCATGGTATTGGAGGCCAAACTGCAAAAACTTAACTTATCCGCACCACTTAACCTGCCCGCTGCGCCGTTGTCGCCAATTTCCGAAAAGCCATCTTTGCTGGATCTGCCGCAAGAGATGCTCAGCCGTTCGTCATCATCTTCGAATACACGTTCCGTATCCGCGGCGGTAAGCAATGAATCAGTCGCTGGCGACTCTGGCGTTTTTGAAGCTTCGCGCGCACATTTCCCGCGCAAAGAGTTGGCGCAAGTGCAGATCGGGCTGAAATATTTGAAGGATAAGGGTGTACTAGTCGTATCGCTGGAACGTGCGAACAATCTCTCAGCGCTGTGGACTGCGACCGCGGACAATTCACAAGT TTATTTACGCGCCGCTTTGTTGCCCAACTCGCTTACTTCGATTCGCACAAAAGCCATGTCGGACTTCCAGAAACCTGTCTTCAGTGACACCTTTGCCGTGCCCATAACGCTCAGCAAATTGCAGACGAAGAGTTTACAGGTGACTGTGGTCAGCATGACCGGCCAAAAAGAAGAGATCATC GGCACAGTACAGATCAGCATGGCCGAATTCAACGCCGACGATTCCACACTCAAGTGGTACAACGTGCTCAGCTCCAAATTTATGCCAACATTTGAACCACTAGATATGCCTTCAACGAGCGCGGCcgccgctgccgctgccgcAGCCGCTGCTGGTGTTGCTCCTGCAGCCACTGCTCCTGCGGCTGCAACAACACATGTGTCCGCATCCAATTCTGTCGCCACAAATGCACCAAATGTCGCCAAAGAAGAGTCATCGGATGAATCAACAATTACCTCGTCACAAACCTCAACGCTGACACGCAATCAAGTGCCGCCCTTCGAGATGCAGGCACAAATCACCGAAGAAATAGAACAACTGAGTGTAAACGACGAAGATGATGAAGATGAAggggatgatgatgatgacgacgaTGACGACAATGAGTTGAAGGAACTGACAGCTG CTGACTTTACAAAGAAAATGCTGGAGGCCTACAATTGCATCGATCTGATTAAGCAAGAATATGCGGACAAAGAGACTAACACCGAGTGCGCATTTGCACCCGAAAAATTGCGTGCtgcacaacagcaacagcaaatggCCGACGATAGGCCCGTAAAACGATCGCAGACATTCACACCCTCAGCGGCAGTCAATAAAAATCGTTACATCTGCCGACTTAACCGCTCCGATTCGGATTCGGCAATGCATTTCGGCGTGACGCCGCATCCTTTCCATCGCGGTGCTGTCGAGCGACGTTCGCTGCGCTTCCACACCAAAGCGCCGAAGCAAGTGACGA AACTTCGTCATACACATATACCGAGGACCAGTTTAGACTTGGAGCTGGATCTGCAAGCGCAGCATAGCAAATTAGATTTCTTAAATGATCAAATTGCCAAATTACAGAACTTAAAGCAAgt TCTGGAGAAGGGCCGTGATAATCGCGATCCCTTAATTGCCGCCTGGGCGATTGAGAATGAGGAGTTCCAACGCTTGGTCGAGCGTGCTGATCCGGCCAAATGCCCTGAGGAGAAGCAATTGCATAAGCTTTTGATGAAAACTGCCAAAGAAATTCACAAGCTGCGCAAAACCAAGGTGCCGAAAGGATCACCCGATTTGTTGTCGTTCAA AGAGAAAATGACCTTCTTTACACGTAAGGGCCTACCAGTGCCAGACTTACCAGATCGCGCTGACTTCGTATTGCCCGATGCCGATCTGATCGAAGAGGAAGACGAAGAGGAGGACGACGAGGAGGATAAGGCACGCGAAACCGCGATCGCTATCAATACAGCGCTTGTGGCCAGCAATAATCGAAATAAAAATCTCAGTGAGAATCATTTGGGCATCACAGTCAGTCGTCGGGAATTAAACGCAGCTAAGAGCACCGCATCTGCGGCCGCAGCAGCAGCGGAGGCAGCTGCAAAAATGAACGCAGCCAACGCGAACGTATCAACGCCGAGCACAAGTGACTCAGCTGCAAAGGCGCTCGTAAGTAATAAGAACAGCAATGGCGAGAAAACGGACGAACGCTATGACTATGTGGTCGATCGCAATTACGGTGTGGAAGTTTAA